Within the Tenrec ecaudatus isolate mTenEca1 chromosome 7, mTenEca1.hap1, whole genome shotgun sequence genome, the region tatgtgtcgggctgctaactataaggtcagctgtttgaagccatcagagggagaaagctgagccggtctgctcccatgaaggtctgctcccatgaaggtttaccgcttcagaaacccacaggacagcccTGCTGTATCTTaccatagggttgctttgagttggaatggattctgTGTCAGtgggtttcatatatatatttgggatGTGTGTTCATTCCCATAAAGTTTTTATATTCCACTAGATGGCGGTAGACCCAAGTGCAACAAGAATGCATCCTAAGTGCTACTGAAAAGGATGGTGAAGAAATAGAGTATGTTCCTTTAAGAATGTGTGGGAGCTAGTGTTTtttcatgtgtatatatatctataacaTTGTAATATCTCTTTCCACTTTAAAGTCACCTTTGTTGAAGCTCAGGTGGGTTTTTCTTCAAGGACCTGTTCGTGGCTCTATAAACTTGACTGTATGGTTTATGTGATCAGATAAGCTACTTGGAGTCACTTGGCCCTGTCTTCTGCAGACAGGATGGGGATGGGAGGAGAACGGGCACCACCATGAAAAGAATGACCCGTTTTGCCTTTGTGGTGGCATTTCTGAGCATCCCCCTGCCTTCCCGGGGAACAGCCATTCATGGTTTACTATTTTGCCACTGAGGATCCCACAGGGCCTTCCCAATTACCTCTTCCTTCTTTTAAGAATCCCTGCTTTCTGGGAACTGGGGCTTGCTGCTCAAAAAGTTGGGAAATAGAGTGTATTTAGGTTCCTACTGGGCCTATCAGTTCTACTTAATTCTTTTAATGGTTTCATACTTTCCTATTGTTTCTAACTTGGAAAGTTAAATGCAGTCAAACAAAACCCtcagtcttttatttttttttttgctgttcatCTATTTAACAGATATTATTAAAGTCCTATTACTGTTCTTGCCCCATTTTCTCCTGTCTAGCCTCTCTTAGTTTTGGTTCTTTGTGCATTCTAGATATTGCGCCTCCATTTTTTACATATGCTATATAGTCTCTACCTGTTGTTTTAAAGACTTGATTATAACAATTTCTATTCTAATCTGCTTATTTTTCTTAGTTTATGCCCATCAGATAAGTGAAATGTTTAGTGTCCGTGGACTTGAATTTCTCATACATGTTTATAGACCTTTAATAAAATGCAAGATTGAATCCTTTGTTCTTTTCTTGTGCTTACCCCCAGGCCCTTAGCTATTTATAGGAATTTTTTTCAGTATTGGGAATATTAACACTGCTGCTTTTCACATGCTGTGGATCTGTTCTCTCATGTGGCTCTGTTCTCCTATATTTTCCATAATAACTGCtggtggggtttgttttgtttctctctagGCCAGTTTGTAAGAATCTTCCTCCATGGAAACACCTAATTTTTAATCATCCCTAGGTAATATTTTATCCCTAAGTTTCAGATCATATAATAACTATACATTTACAAGTCATCATAGCAATTCATTTTTTATGTTCTAGTATTCATGTTATAAATACTAATATAAATATGTTAAGGAGTTCTGAGGGCTCAGTGGTTGTGccttggctgccaaccacaaggtgggcagtttgaaatcaccagctgctactTGGgtaaaaggctgggctttctcttCTTGAAAAGCGTTGTCATCTTAGAAACCCCTGgggatggttctaccctgtcctatagagtcaccatgaatcagaattgactgtgtggaaGTGAGTATTTATGTTAATGATTTATTGGGAATTTATTTTGTACTATGATGTAAGGTATCCCACCAATGGTTAGTCAGTTATTAAACATTGTTTCtcatgtgatttttctttttaagcaaCACATGAACCAGATGGCAGGCTCTATTATGGAGGGCCACACCACACTACTCTTTGTCTTTTTTGCATgcccctccctttctctgctATAGAAGCTTTAACCTCTGGCAGTTTTAAGAAAACATGTTGATGTCAGAAGGAAATGCAGAACTAATTACAAGCAAGCAAGGATAAGTTAAaagtaacaaacaaaaattattcATCTTATGAAAGGAATACCTCGTATGCACAAAGTTAAAGCAAAGAGAAATGCCCTTGAAACTGGCCCCAAAAATGCTGGGACTATATGTTACATTGCAGCTTCCCAAAGTAATTTGGCCTATTGTCGCCTTTTCAGAAAAACAACTGCTTAGTGCCTCCCATACAATTAAAGgcttttgtactatagcctatGATCCCAggtcaggaggaagaggaagcatgCTGCTCCTGCAGAGGTGTAcggtcttggaagcccacgggggcagcactacttgtctgtcacacagtcacttatgagtcagaatccactcagagcCACTAAGGTTGGAGTTTGGTTTGTATTAAAGGTACCCAAGTCATGAGTTaactttaaataaaaagaatcgatggctcttttttctttagttcttttattctcactgccagtgaatgaagtgaccctgtaggacagagtggaactgccctgtgggtttccagggctatgCATCTGGCCTCCTcattctcctgagaagctgctggtggtttcaaactgatgacctcatGGTTAGAAGCCTAATGTGTAACTATTACACAACCAGTGtcttaggcttttttttttttgaacttggaCAAAAACTTTTATTGTACGTTGTCTATTTTGAGCttttgctaatgttttcagtTCTTAGAAATATGAATTTCTCTGCTCTGAGATGGATTTTCAGTTTGTTCCCCGTTGAATTTCTGTGCCGCAGTGCTCCTCAACTTCTGGACTGTGAATTTAGCATCAGTATTTAACCCCCAAGTGACCCTTTTAAACCTGTAGAAAAACATATAGTACAATAACTTTTTCATACCCATAATCTAGGTTCACTGGTTACTGAAATTTTTCAACTTTTGTTTAatgcatttctttctctcttcataTTCAAATTTCTCCATGTATTCACCATTTAAGGGAAAGGAAACTCcacgttttcttttttaaatagctTCTTTGCTTGTTTCTGGTTCAGGGTCAGACAAGGAGACCGAGCTGGCTGagtgtttgagagctgtgggcgCTGCAGCGGTCGGCGCTGCAGTGGTCTTAGTCTGAGGAAAGCCCACTGGCCTTTCTTGCTGCTTCatctttgtttcttccttttgtgATATTAATAGATTTGAAAAGTCCAGAGCCCAGTCTAGATTGCTCTGGGTTTTTTCCATCCTGACTAAAGTTAAACATTTTAGCACGGCAAATACATACGGCATCTTGCATTTCCTCACTGCGTCATGCCAGGAAGTTAAAATGTCAGGTTGCCCTATTGGTTGATCATATGTTTTTAAGCAAACAGATTTATGTACGATCAAGTTATCTTTTGTCTTTAGAGATTCTGATGTGATTAGTACAGCAGGGATTTGAGGCTATGTGAGTGAATACCCCGGAGTTCCTTTCCTGAATCAGTTGTTATGTGTTCCGTACCCTAAGCTCACTGCCTTCGATGGATTCCAATGCagggtaaccctgtaggacagagtggaactgtccctgtgggtttcccagactgcacatcttcacaggtgtagaaatcctcatctttctcccatattaTTACATAGGTAAATGGGGAAaatttttaattccattatttCCTTCACATTTATTAGAATGAACTTCTGTGTGCCATTGTTGATAACAGAGGAAGAAGATATTTTTGGATAAGTCAGTTCCACATGTTAACATCCCATATAGTTTTCACGTAAACATTAATCTATTATTGTCACTAATTTGTTTTAAACAAACCatttaccttttcttttttaaaaatggaatgtcttcaaaatctgcattttaaatcatttttaaatgttcaatTGTGTGGTTTAATTTCTAATATGTCTGTtccataatatttttaataatcaaatgttattttttcattaaaatagcTGTGGAAATACAAAGGACCCTAAATCAACTTGGAACACCTCAAGATTCACCTGAATTGAGGCAGCAGCTGTAAGTATTTAATgtgaaaaaaggaggaaaaacctGCTGACTGTTGCGTTGCTTGGAGCGTGTGTAGTATGTCTGTCAGAGAAAACATGGAAAGTGAATCGGGCTTTTCTGCTGTCTTGTCCCTACATTGACCACCAGGTGTATTTCTTTGTGGCATCTTTTCCCTGTCCAGAGAGGACAGTGTTATTGTTCGTTATGGTTCTTGTGCTCGATGGAGAGACCTTGACTTCTCTGTCAAGCACAACTTCTTCGGTTGGCTTTCTTAGACTTCTTGATAGGTTGTTTCAAGTTCTGACAGCTTTCGGAAAATCATGCTTTAGGCTTCTCCGTTTAAGTGAAATCTAATGGTCTTGCCCATGACCATATTTTTATCTGGTTGAGATACATGTCCAATATAAACTTAGCCCCACAAAAGCTTTATCTACATCCTCAAATTTCATGGAGTCGCCTGATGCATATTCTAGGTATGTAGTGTGCTATTAGGAGAATGGCAGTAATACTTTCTCTTGGTTATATGAATAGATTTTTGGATTGTTTTTACAGATTTCCTCATCTGTGTCTTACACACTTAGAGTGAGAAAGAGCctcaaagctatttctgttttgtTCACAAGGAAAATACATCTCTTAATGGTTTGATGATTTGACCAACTCTTCAGTATCTAATTTTAAGTCAGTGACGTTACTGCTACAATTTCAAGTAATATGTAGGAAGTGGCATTTTCTGATAGTATTAATTATGAGGAAATATTGCAAAAAGGAAGACATTAAAGGTGGATAATAAGAATTCATATTTGTGAAGCACAGTTTCAGAAATTTATATTGTATTTTTCTTGCAGTGGACAGATAATTAGGGTGGTAAAAATGCCCCAATTAAAAATAGTAAGCCATAATATATTAAAGTAAAATGAAAGTATCTAATCCTAATAATTATAATGTTTTGATGGAATTAATAGGGGAATTCTGACTGTCTTGATATGATTATTGAGGTGTTTTTAAAGAGTTGCTTGTAACctttttcaaaaattttaaaagcatctTAAAGATAAGGtatttggtgatttctaactaAAGTTACAATTCTTCCTTACCACTCAAATAGAGAAAGCTATTCTTTAATATACTTTTATAAAGTATTGTATCACTTTAaagaatatataatatgtactaaAATgacagatttttaaagaaaatatctaGAATAGATATACTTATGCTAGGTTATGTTATAATACATTATAAGGAGCCATGGTGTAGCATTGTTAAGCTGTTGGCTATTGTCTGaaaggtcagtgctttgaattcaccaggtgctccatggaggAAGAATGATgtgactgtctgcttctgtaaagattatagccgaGGATCCCGATAGGGTAGTCTTACCCTGGCCTATACACTACATagcagttgaaatcaacttgacaacagtgGGTTGTAAATCTGtgcatatgagggggcttcagaaaatttgtttaaaaatacaatttaaaagtaATGGAAATTTCCCACGAGTTTTTGTTTGAAGCTTCTGATGTGTGCTATGTGGTGTATGTTAGTTCCGATGCACAATTTGTAAAATCTGAATTTAATATGAGATTTTGTAAGTCGTTATTGTAATACACAAGATTTCAAAAGGTTCATGTGAGAATTTACATGTGtgaaatttacatatatatgaatttatGAATAATATATGTGAGGGATACAGATGTTGTCATTTATAAAGTGTCACATTAATACAAGTGCCTTCTTGTTACTCTTAAgctctttaatatttaaaaaccttTCCACTTTATAGGTAGCTAATATAATTTACCTCTGATTAAGTGTTGTCTTTCCAAAAATTAGCTTTTTAATagcaaatttaaataatagtactTTTATCTTAATATTTATTACTTCCTcccctgtttttgttttctgagtaTTTATGGATTGTAAATCCCATAtataccctaaggcttgggaatgAGACAGTACGTTCTCCCGACTTGCTCTCGCCTGAATCCCAGCTGCTGGAGGCAGATGAAGGCTCCTCCACCACAAAATTTCTCTCACAGAGGAGCAGACATTTCCTTATCCAGTAACTAATTCCCTCCCACTTTGAATCatcttattttttaatgacttctGTTTACTTTTCTGAACTTACCTACCTTCTGTGAGGAAAGACCCATCCATGTAGTATTTCTTATTCAATATTTATCGAATACCATAACCCAAATACATTGTATACATGGGGAAAATTTAGAGTTAGTCCATAAAAAGCAAATTTCATGAAAAGTATTCATCAGGGACAATTCAAGTGACAGAGTTGTAGCTtcaagcagtgttttgttgttgggttGTAACACATTTTCTCCCTTCAGGCAACAGAAGCAGCAGTACACTAACCAGCTTGCCAAAGAAACAGATAAGTACATTAAAGAGTTTGGATCTCTGCCCACCACCCCCAGCGAACAGGTATCAGGCTTTAAGACACTTTGATGTACTGAATGTGAAAGCTATCAAATGTATCGTGGGACCTTTGAACTGTTAGGAGAAATTAGAAGGGAAAATTCATTCACCGAGCGCAAGAAATACATTTAATTCTCAGGTAGTATCCAGGGGTTCAATAAGGCAATACGTTTGCCAAGACAGTTGCCCTGCCCCATAATTTAGTGCAGGGAAAATGCTTCCTGAGTAGGCAGTCCCAGCGTCCAGAACTGACTGCGTGCTGCGTGCACTTGCTCACAGTGTGACGCATCCTGGAGCATGCATTTCCAGCTCTGGTGAGAGTCGAAGGCCTGCAGAAGAATTGCTTACAACTAACATGAAACTCTTGACTCCGTTCCTTTGGCGTGTGAAAAGGAGAAATATAGATAGCACTGTGAGCTTTCTTGCTCGATGTAAATACTTAGGCCATTGAATGTTCTTGTCAAACGGTATTGGGGGTTAATTAGTAAAGGCATCTGGTTGGCGAGTGAATGGTAATTTCAGTATTATACGGGGAGCTGTGGTCACTGTAGTCCCCCCTATCGCTAACTTTTGCAAATCCCATAGAACTTCACAACTTGATTCCAGTAGGTTTGTTTCTCGCCCTTTCCTCTAGCGTCAAAGGAAAATCCAGAAGGACCGCTTAGTGGCGGAGTTCACTACCTCACTGACAAATTTTCAGAAGGTTCAGAGGCAAGCTGCTGAGAAAGAGAAGGAGTTTGTTGCTCGAGTACGAGCCAGCTCCAGGGTGTCTGTAAGTATTTAAAGCTGCCTCGTAAAACTGACTCGGATATCCTCTGAGGGCACTTGAAAAGAGCATGTATATAGCAGAGGGCAAGAGATTGCCTTGGCACATGTGTAATTCTAAGTCACGAAGACCGGTGAAGATCTTGGACTTTTGAGTTTTTATGTTCAGGTTTCTCTGTCTGTTTTTATGAGAGGGAAGGTTATGTAACCCTGGTGGATTTTCCCCAGGTTGTGCAGCAAAAGCTTTCAGAGAATAGAACAATAAAGAGAGATACTTACCCCAAAGATCAGGACCACATTCTGAGTAGGAGTTCCACATTGACTTGGTACGTGAGGCCACCTCCGTGTTTAAATGCCAATAGTGTCACACGGCACATTTGTATGATATGAAGAAGATGGAAATGAACAGAGTGGATGTATCATTAATGTAAAGAGTGAATATAAGCCTGGAAAACAAAAATGATAATATTAAAGTGGAATTTTTAgttaatttaaattaaaattccttAGAAATGATCAGAAGTTATTAATGTGGAAGTTCCAAGACAACATTAAGTTCTAActaattaatatttattatttgaCCCTTGAGAAGCATTAGTGAATTTTTTTccttgtctaattaagagagaaaGCATTGTATACCTAGTCCTTGAAGCAGTGGACTTAAgaaattagtttttttctctttcaccTTTCACACTCCGCTCTTGCttgtggcttcaaaaagtttgtgaagaaattctattatctttaaagttccatttttccatgaactttctgaagccccctcatatgtgtgtgtcACAGATGTATACACACAGACATTCATAcatcatgtatatatatatatataaatatatatgtatatatatatataaatccatCCATCTTCATAAATAAGCTAAGGATATATGAGGGGGAAACATGAGATGTTTTTGGTGGTGATGATTATTGCCTTTCTTTACCCAATCTCAATCCATCCTGTTATTAAATTTTTCAGGGGGGTTTTCCGGAGGACAGTTCCAAAGACAAGAATTTTGTATCTTGGGAAAGGTAAGCAACTGCTCTGTCCCCGTCAGCACTCTCCTTCCATTGCCCTGTCTCCTGCAGCActctcctcttttctgctgcgttCACAGTGGCCGCACAGAATTAACAGACAGTGCTAaaaattatggggtttattatggaagttaacaagttacagttcaggtgagaaatgctcaggatacagctgTTCTGTCATGATAGTTTCTTTTCGGCCTGTGGATAAGCCTCTCTCTGACTTTCAGCCACTTGGTCTGGCCTCTGTCATATTTGCACAATGTTACAGAACTGTTTTAGGGCTGCCAGTAAATGCCCAGAGGGTATGCTACTCCGATATCAGGCTCAACCCGAGGGCATTCAGCAGACCCAGCTTCCTCGTTGGCACTCCACCCCACAAGCCTGCTCAAAAGCACTCAGCCTTACTTGCTTTATGGGCAGGAAAGTCCGTCTAGCTCATGTTCTGGCTCCTGGAACTGCTGCTATTGCTCCTCTGCCATTCCTCCCTATCAAAGTTGTGTCCTGGATGAAGGAGGTTCAATGAGCAGAAATCTTGGAGTCCCAAGGACACtctccattcctggctcttctcttctcACTGATAATGAGATTCCACCTTCTTGTTTCTCAGTGGCTCACTTTATACTCATCAGGATGGTGTTACCCTGTTAACAAttactcacagctgaatcatataatcccTTAGTACCCTCCCTACCTTCTTACCCAAACCCTTCAGGAAAAAGGTCATTTGATGGACGTAAGAGAGGGTGTGGCTAGAAGTGCCACATCATTTACAATTCACTGTAAGAGCTTAAGATAACTTTTCAAGTGTATCAGTATCATTCCTGAAACAGAATGAAATTGTTCAGCATCATGTAATATCATAAATAGCCAAGTTAATTATACATCGAAAACAATATATGTGAATGCTTATGggaaaaagtttaaaatatttataaaatgttattgTTGCATTTGAAAAGTAAAgttcaaataaatatttgttggctTAATTATTGTTTAAAATAGATTGTTCCTTTACATGAGATTTAATTCAACCAAATAAGAACTATTCATTTGCCAAATGCTGCTTCCAATATACAAATAATACCTGTAAGATCTTTATGCAAAGTAAAATAATCCCAGTGGACTGAAGAAGCATGATGATTTGCTTGTACCGGAGTTGCATTCGGAAGCATTTCACAAAGCAGCAGTTCTCTGAGCCTGCAAAGCAAAATAGTTTATTTACTAAGTATTTACAAAGTAGAAGACAAGTCCTACTGTTTTTAATACcagtctttccttcctccctactCCGTGCTTCCCATTAGCCAACCTCAATTTCAAGTGCAGGCCCAGGATGAAGAGATTACAGAAGATGACCTGCGTCTTATTCATGAGAGAGAGTCGTCTATTAGGCAACTGGAAGTAAGCCTTACCCTTGTTGCGTTGGGCTGTGCTGCTGCTCGGTTCTTCTCCTGATGTGTCGGTATTGCTGAAAGAGGGACCCACAGAGGACACTGGTTACATGTATAAGTGTGGCTGCGTCTGTAATGCATACAATGGAATAATTTTGGGACAATAATGTTAATTTCTTGATGAGTAGTTGTGTCCCTGCTGACCCCCCTGCCCAATGTTTTGTTGTCGTTGCTGAGTCATCTAAAAGTTACCTTGGTGTCGGGAAAATATCAATCTAGAATTAAGCTGTCCAGATAGTTAAATAACGGCTCAGAGAGAGTCGATGATGTCCCATGGCACATGGTGCATATCAGACCTGGATGAATGGGACTTTCCACATAGATTTAAAGTTGTTTTATTTCCCCTTTGTATGTTTGTGACATCAAAGAGGTCTAAAAGGTGTATTGAATCACAGTTCCCATGGAGCCTACCTATTTCCTAGAAAAGcctcactcactgccaaagaGTCAATGCCGGCTCATAGTGggcccataggacaaggtagaactgcccggtgagtttctgggactgtagctatttattggagtagaaagcaggtttttctcccaaggagctggctggttgttttttttcttcgaactgctaaccttgaggattgcagcccaatgcataatcattaTGCCACCGGGGCTATAATCTAGGagttctgaagttcaaaaccactagctgttccttgggagaaagatggggctttctactccaggaaagaattacagtctcggaaacccacaggatcagttctagcctatcctgtagggtcactgcgagtcgacactgactcgatggcagtgagcttatttCCTAGGAAGTAGGCTAAATTTAATAGCAACAGTGGCCCCAGTGTATTGAGTGTTTGCCATATACTAGGTTCTGTGTGATAAATTCCTTTTGTAGTGATCTCAATGGT harbors:
- the STX7 gene encoding syntaxin-7, with protein sequence MSYTPGIGGDPALLAQRISSNIQKITQCSVEIQRTLNQLGTPQDSPELRQQLQQKQQYTNQLAKETDKYIKEFGSLPTTPSEQRQRKIQKDRLVAEFTTSLTNFQKVQRQAAEKEKEFVARVRASSRVSGGFPEDSSKDKNFVSWESQPQFQVQAQDEEITEDDLRLIHERESSIRQLEADIMDINEIFKDLGMMIHEQGDVIDSIEANVENAEVHVQQANQQLSRAAEYQRKSRKTMCIIISIVVIGAVIIGLIIYGVKG